The proteins below are encoded in one region of Mangifera indica cultivar Alphonso chromosome 7, CATAS_Mindica_2.1, whole genome shotgun sequence:
- the LOC123221009 gene encoding protein transport protein SEC23-like has protein sequence MSEFASTDPEGIDGVRMTWNLWPRTKVEASKCVIPLAACFSPIRFHPDIPSLPYAPLRCKTCAAALNAFSRVDFTAKIWICPFCYQRNHFPPYYAAISETNLPCELYPQFTTVQYTLPDNLNSSNLAPLLSPVFVFVLDTCMIEEEFDFVKSALKQAIGLLPDNAMVGFVSFGTQAHVHELGFSELSKVYVFRGNKEISKEQVLEQLGLSSSGRRAAGGFQKGAPNVFPNSGVTRFLLPASECEYTLNLLLDELQPDQWPVQPRTRASRCTGVALSVAAGLLGACLPGIGARIIALVGGPCTEGPGTIVSKDLSEPVRSHKDLDKDAAPYFKKAVKFYDNFAKQLVSQGHVLDLFASALDQVGVAEMKVAVERTGGLVVLSESFGHSVFKDSFKRVFEDGEQSLGLSFNGTLEIICSKDVKIQGIIGPCTSLEKKGPNVADTVVGEGNTTAWKMCGLDKSTCLTAFFDLSSSERSNTPGTINPQLYLQFLTSYQNPEGKSMLRVTTITRQWVDSAVSSEELVQGFDQETAAVVMARLTSLKMEIEEGFDATRWLDRSLIRICTKFGDYRKDDPSSFTLNPSFSLFPQFMFNLRRSQFVQVFNNSPDETAYFRMLLNRENITNAAVMIQPSLISYSFNSLPQPALLDVASIAADRILLLDSYFSVVIFHGMTIAQWRSMGYQNQPEHQAFAQLLRAPHDEAQLIIQDRFPVPRLVVCDQHGSQARFLLAKLNPSATYNNPNEIAAGSDVIFTDDVSLQVFIEHLQRLAVQS, from the exons ATGTCTGAATTCGCCAGCACAGATCCTGAAGGAATTGATGGAGTTCGTATGACCTGGAACCTCTGGCCTCGTACCAAAGTTGAAGCCTCCAAGTGCGTCATCCCACTCGCCGCTTGTTTCTCTCCGATCCGTTTTCATCCTGACATTCCTTCTCTCCCTTATGCTCCTTTACGTTGCAAGACTTGTGCTGCTGCTCTCAATGCTTTCTCGCGCGTTGATTTCACTGCCAAGATCTGGATCTGCCCTTTCTGTTACCAACGCAATCATTTTCCTCCTTATTATGCTGCGATTTCCGAAACTAATCTTCCCTGTGAACTCTACCCTCAATTCACCACCGTTCAATACACCCTTCCCGACAATCTTAATTCTTCCAATCTTGCTCCCCTATTGTCTCCTGTTTTTGTCTTCGTTCTTGACACTTGTATGATCGAGGAGGAGTTCGACTTTGTCAAATCGGCCTTGAAACAAGCCATCGGTTTGTTGCCTGATAACGCCATGGTTGGCTTCGTCTCCTTTGGAACGCAAGCGCACGTGCATGAGTTGGGTTTTTCTGAATTGTCCAAAGTGTATGTTTTCAGGGGCAATAAAGAAATTTCTAAAGAGCAGGTCTTGGAACAATTAGGGCTTTCTTCTTCTGGAAGACGAGCCGCCGGAGGATTTCAAAAAGGCGCCCCTAATGTTTTCCCCAATTCGGGGGTTACGCGCTTCTTGTTGCCCGCTTCTGAATGTGAATACACGCttaatttg TTATTGGATGAATTGCAACCGGATCAATGGCCGGTGCAACCGCGTACCCGAGCATCACGGTGTACTGGTGTGGCACTTAGTGTGGCGGCGGGGCTACTTGGAGCTTGTTTGCCGGGTATTGGGGCTAGAATTATTGCTTTGGTGGGAGGTCCTTGTACAGAAGGTCCTGGCACG ATTGTATCAAAAGATTTATCAGAACCTGTGCGTTCACATAAAGATCTTGACAAGGATGCTGCTCCATATTTTAAGAAAGCagttaaattttatgataattttgcaAAGCAGTTGGTTAGTCAAGGTCATGTCTTAGACCTTTTTGCTTCTGCACTTGATCAG GTTGGGGTTGCAGAAATGAAAGTCGCAGTTGAAAGGACTGGTGGGCTTGTTGTTCTATCTGAAAGTTTTGGTCATTCTGTATTTAAAGACTCTTTCAAGCGAGTTTTTGAAGATGGAGAACAGTCTCTTGGCCTCAGTTTTAA TGGCACGCTTGAGATCATTTGTTCTAAGGATGTCAAGATTCAGGGGATCATCGGACCTTGCACATCTTTGGAGAAG AAAGGACCTAATGTTGCTGATACTGTTGTGGGAGAGGGCAATACTACTGCTTGGAAAATGTGTGGCCTTGACAAAAGTACTTGCTTAACTGCCTTTTTTGATCTTTCATCAAGTGAGCGGTCAAATACTCCAGGAACTATAAATCCACAGTTGTATTTACAGTTTCTTACAAG TTATCAAAACCCTGAAGGTAAATCAATGCTCCGAGTCACAACCATAACTAGACAATGGGTAGACAGCGCAGTTAGCTCAGAG GAACTTGTACAAGGCTTTGATCAAGAGACTGCTGCTGTGGTAATGGCAAGATTAACTTCCTTAAAAATGGAGATAGAG GAGGGGTTTGATGCCACTCGGTGGCTGGATCGGTCACTCATTCGTATATGTACAAAGTTTGGTGACTATCGTAAGGATGATCCATCATCCTTCACTTTAAACCCGAGTTTTTCCTTGTTCCCTCAGTTTATGTTTAATCTGCGACGGTCTCAGTTTGTACAG GTTTTTAACAACAGTCCCGATGAAACTGCCTATTTTCGCATGCTATTAAACCgggaaaatattacaaatgctGCTGTCATGATCCAGCCATCATTAATATCTTATTCATTCAATTCACTACCCCAACCAGCTTTGTTGGATGTGGCATCCATTGCAGCCGATCGTATTCTCTTGCTGGATTCATATTTTAGTGTTGTCATATTCCATGGGATGACAATAGCACAATGGCGTAGCATGGGTTACCAAAATCAGCCAGAACATCAG GCATTTGCACAACTGTTGCGAGCTCCTCATGATGAAGCTCAACTTATCATTCAGGATCGCTTTCCTGTTCCTAGGTTGGTGGTCTGTGATCAACATGGATCCCAG GCAAGGTTCTTATTGGCAAAGTTGAACCCATCAGCTACATATAACAATCCAAATGAGATTGCTGCTGGGTCGGATGTGATATTCACTGATGATGTGAGCCTTCAAGTCTTCATTGAGCATCTTCAGAGGCTAGCTGTGCAATCTTGA